GAAACCATGCAGGCCTACCCGCCGGCCGCGCAACGCGCGCGTGCGGAGCCGCCGCACTTGATCCACCGTCCATCCGCCGCGCTGCATCGCTTCGGGCCACGAACCGGCTCCACGCAGCAGCGCTAGCGTCATCAGCATCGCATGCTCGGCGATGGTGTGGTTGATCGACGAACCCCAGTTCGTAGCACGCACGCCGCGCAGGAAAGCCTCGCGCGTCAGCAGCGATTTCAGCGAGCCCGTGATGTGGCATATATACTTTAAAGAAAACTCCGGCGACATCACCCAGTCCGCCGGCAGTCGCTTCGCACTCCATGCCGTAACGACAACGGTCGGCCGCCACTCGCACAACATCCGCGCCCAGCCCTCGGGGCCCGCCGCGTCGGTATCGATATACGAACACACGTGGTCTCCAAACTCCTCCCATCGCAGGCCAGGCAAAAACAGCGCCTGCTCCCTTGTGGTAAACGCGAAGAGAATACGCTCCGTCGCCACGGCCGGTGCGCAGATTTCGGCGAGTGGCTTCATGGGTGTGCAGCCATCCGGCGTTTCAGTTGATCAAAATACAGTGAGCGCGGCACAAGCAGTTCTCCCCTGCCCTCGCCCTCGACGAAATCACTGGAATCCACTTTCGAGGCCGGACCGCTCGTGCCGATCACGTAGCCATCCCCAAATTGGTGCGAATACACCAGCACCGGTCGCTCCAGGGAATATCGCAGTCCCCTCGTGTTCCAGAAAACCGACTGCGTCGTGGTGACACCGTGCACCGGATTTCCGCCCCAAGGACGGAATGCGCGCGCCTCTAGAAAATCACCATCGCACATCACATTGTCCAAGAGGTTGGCCAGCGAGAGAAACATGTGAAAGTCCGAGCCCAGTTTGCCGTCTTTCGCTAAGCAATCCACGATCACGTTGCCGCTGGCCGACATCGTGCCGAAGTCGTAGTTGTGCCGAGCACCCTCGACGCGACAATCACGGATGAGATTGTCCTGTCCATTGATCGCGAAGCCATAGCCGTTGCCACCGCCACCGCGGTATTGCGGAAACTTGAAGTTGCAGTCGATCACCGTGACGAGCCGCGTGCGCCACAGCTTCAGAATATTGGAAAGCGCGTGGATCTTCGGATCGTTGCCCTCGGGTGAATAGGTGTGCACGCGACGAAGCCAGCAGTTTTCAGCGAAAGAAACCGCGATGGCCGCAGAGCCATGCACACCGTGTCCAACCGTCCCGGCCTTGGACCAGTCTTCTTCAGCAAGGCCTTCGCCTGGGTGCTGGCGCATGCCGATGGAAAAATCCTCCAACCCAGACTCACTGATCATGCGGCCGGAAACCTTCACGACCTGCGCGTTGTCCGCCGTGTAGAGAAATCCGCGCAGCGGAATATCTACGGTGATAACATTATCGATCGCGTCGATTACGGTGACCCGACGGCAATAGGTAAGCGTGCGGTTCTGCGACTGGCCGGGTGTCCACTTGCCGTTCATGCCAATAGTATCGATGAAGTGCTGCGTGAGGTCGTTGCGCACCACGATCAGATCCCCAACTGAAAACCCAGACACATCGTCGACGGGAATCTGCGACACCGGTCTGGGCAAATCCTCACGTATTTTCACGCCATCCACGGGCTTCCCATCGGCGTTCCAAGACACGGGAACGCGCGGCTTGAGTTCGATCACATTTTTTCCTGCCATGTCCGTGGCGTCGTTAAAGAGGAGTGTTTTCCCTGCGCCCGCACCGCGCAACACCACGCCGTCGCCACCCAAAACCAGCGCGCCCTTTGCTCCTTGAGGAGGCGCCACTCTATAGGTTCCGGCAGGCATATAAACCACCCCTCCGCCAGCGGCACCGGCGACGTCAAGAGCCCGCTGGATGGCCGCCGTCGCATCAATTTTTCCCGTGGCGTCGGCCGAATAGGGTGCATGCGTGACGTCGATTACGTTGCCCGTGCGATCAGGAATAGCCGTCTGGCCGCAGTGGTAACCCGCATGGGAAAAATCGTGCAAAAAACGGCCCGCGCTATCAGTCAAACCAGGCGTCCATTTCTCTGGATACAACGTGGAGCGCCAAGGCTCGGCCGCAAGCCGCCCAGCCAGCAATGATACCAGGCACATGAGCAAAAATGACCGACGGGAAGGGGTTAAACCGGGCGACATGGATTCACCTTATCGAGTCATCGATATCGCCGTAAACCCACGAGAGCGGCAGTTTGATCCTACCTGTAGAATAACGTCCGGCCGATCCGGCCACGGACTCATTGAGCGTAAGGATCACGATTAAACAACTTGTAGGCATCGGCCAGCGACAGCGTTTCCACATGGCCGTCGACAAACAAATAGTTTGCCTGTGCGCGATGGCGTTGAGGATCTGAACTCTCAAACGTTTCGCCTGTCGGATCGCCCGTCCAGACCGAGAGGACGTGTGACTTCGAATCCCCCGCCATGATCGTCTTGGCGGGACGCACGATGGTCACCCGCGGTCTCTGAAAATAATAATCCATTTTCCCGTTCATGCCCGTAAGACCATCCGGGCAAATGGCGAAGGGGTTACCTTCGATCCCGCCGATGGTCTTGATATCGACGCCAATGTAGGACTTCAGCTCCACCCACCAATGGGATTTGTTAGGGTTGGTCCGGCCGTCGAGATGACCGGTGTTGTAGGTGACCGCGGGATAATACCCGCGATAATCCGCAGCAAACTGATCAAGCGCCGAACCGACCGACCTGAGATTGGCCGAACATTTTGCTGTGCGGGCACTGGCTCGCATCGGTCCCAGTGTCGCGAGCACCAAAGCGGCCATCACCCCGATGATCGCGACCACGGCCAGCAGTTCGACGAGTGAGAATCCGCAATGGTCGCGGCGAGGGAGGGCCTGCACCCTGGGGCGTGGGTTCATGCGAGGAACATGGGGCCACCCTCCGCCTTTCCGCAACGCAGCCGGGATACTACCTGTAGCGCATCAAGAGGTGGAAAGCGTTTTCTGCGGACGCAGGGTTTTACCCGGCACCCACACACCGTCCACCAGCAGATGCAGCGGCATGTCCGGCACGCCGCGTTCTCCGCGATGCAACATATCGACGAGCACATCCACGGCCTTTCGCCCGATATGCGGACTATTCTGGGTGATACCTGAAATCTCCGGCGAGCTGCTCGGCACGCTCAGATTCGCAAAGCCCACATCCTTCGGCATGCGTATGCCCATCTCTAGGAGTTGTTCGTAAAACTGCTTATGCGACACAATCACATCCGGCTGCTCCTTTTTCATCCACGCCTTCACATCGTCGAGGCCAAATAACTTCACCGGCAGGATCTTCATGCCCGAAGTAATAAGTTCCTTCGCGGTCAGCACGCCGCCGAACCAGCCGTGGCCGACCTTTTCACTCCAGCTCGGGTGCACCGCCAGTCCAACCTTGCGATAGCCCAAACGGTCAAGGTTTTGCATCAGCAGCAGCATCGAGCGGA
This portion of the Rariglobus hedericola genome encodes:
- a CDS encoding hydroxyacid dehydrogenase — translated: MKPLAEICAPAVATERILFAFTTREQALFLPGLRWEEFGDHVCSYIDTDAAGPEGWARMLCEWRPTVVVTAWSAKRLPADWVMSPEFSLKYICHITGSLKSLLTREAFLRGVRATNWGSSINHTIAEHAMLMTLALLRGAGSWPEAMQRGGWTVDQVRRLRTRALRGRRVGLHGFGAIAREIATMLAPFKPAVIRAYSHGVPPAFMAGHGVEPCRSLDELYGSSEVMICCESLTAENRASVDARVLRLLEDDAIFVNVGRGEIVSEDALLAEAATGRLRIGLDVFHREPMPVDYPLRTAPGIMLSPHIAGPTLETYPLCGEHALENLRRYLAGESLSGEVTLDAFDRMT
- a CDS encoding glycosyl hydrolase family 28-related protein, encoding MCLVSLLAGRLAAEPWRSTLYPEKWTPGLTDSAGRFLHDFSHAGYHCGQTAIPDRTGNVIDVTHAPYSADATGKIDATAAIQRALDVAGAAGGGVVYMPAGTYRVAPPQGAKGALVLGGDGVVLRGAGAGKTLLFNDATDMAGKNVIELKPRVPVSWNADGKPVDGVKIREDLPRPVSQIPVDDVSGFSVGDLIVVRNDLTQHFIDTIGMNGKWTPGQSQNRTLTYCRRVTVIDAIDNVITVDIPLRGFLYTADNAQVVKVSGRMISESGLEDFSIGMRQHPGEGLAEEDWSKAGTVGHGVHGSAAIAVSFAENCWLRRVHTYSPEGNDPKIHALSNILKLWRTRLVTVIDCNFKFPQYRGGGGNGYGFAINGQDNLIRDCRVEGARHNYDFGTMSASGNVIVDCLAKDGKLGSDFHMFLSLANLLDNVMCDGDFLEARAFRPWGGNPVHGVTTTQSVFWNTRGLRYSLERPVLVYSHQFGDGYVIGTSGPASKVDSSDFVEGEGRGELLVPRSLYFDQLKRRMAAHP
- a CDS encoding prepilin-type N-terminal cleavage/methylation domain-containing protein, with translation MNPRPRVQALPRRDHCGFSLVELLAVVAIIGVMAALVLATLGPMRASARTAKCSANLRSVGSALDQFAADYRGYYPAVTYNTGHLDGRTNPNKSHWWVELKSYIGVDIKTIGGIEGNPFAICPDGLTGMNGKMDYYFQRPRVTIVRPAKTIMAGDSKSHVLSVWTGDPTGETFESSDPQRHRAQANYLFVDGHVETLSLADAYKLFNRDPYAQ